A portion of the Nitrospira sp. genome contains these proteins:
- a CDS encoding ABC transporter permease, which produces MRRLLYLLREAVANVLTNRTTTVVAVATTAFTFACVGVFLLLYVNLKTLASSLEQDIQVMVYLQDDLTEQTRSEIELQLKADRAVGSLTFVSKERALADFQSQFPAESHLLQGLGQNPLPASFVVTLAVESRSSDAMRRWANRAQSIPGVAQVQYNQEWVEALAGIVRYIEVAAIIVGLILSAASVTIIANTIRLALYSRREEIEILGLIGASTTFIRVPYLLEGAALGLLGSALSLVILKAGFELFRHEIRSASRFLGVDALLTFFPFQMCVVLVCVGLFLGCAGSFLSLLRFGEGRA; this is translated from the coding sequence GTGAGGCGGCTGCTATATCTGCTGCGGGAAGCAGTCGCCAACGTGCTGACCAATCGAACGACCACGGTGGTGGCGGTGGCCACCACGGCGTTCACGTTCGCCTGTGTCGGAGTGTTTCTGCTGCTCTATGTGAATTTGAAGACGCTGGCTTCCTCGCTTGAGCAGGACATCCAGGTTATGGTGTACCTGCAGGACGACCTGACGGAGCAGACGAGAAGCGAGATCGAACTGCAACTGAAGGCCGATCGTGCCGTCGGGTCGTTGACCTTCGTGTCCAAGGAACGGGCGTTGGCTGATTTCCAGAGTCAGTTTCCGGCCGAGTCCCATCTGCTGCAGGGACTCGGGCAGAATCCGCTGCCGGCCTCATTTGTCGTGACGCTTGCGGTGGAGTCCCGTTCATCGGATGCGATGCGGCGGTGGGCCAATCGCGCCCAGTCGATCCCCGGAGTGGCGCAGGTGCAATACAATCAGGAATGGGTCGAGGCCTTGGCCGGCATTGTCCGGTATATCGAGGTGGCGGCCATCATCGTCGGCCTGATTTTATCGGCGGCGTCGGTCACGATCATCGCGAACACGATCCGCTTGGCGCTGTATTCACGCCGGGAGGAAATAGAAATTCTAGGGTTGATCGGGGCGAGTACGACCTTTATCCGCGTGCCCTATTTGCTCGAAGGTGCGGCGCTCGGCTTGCTCGGCAGTGCTCTCTCGCTGGTGATCCTCAAAGCCGGGTTTGAGTTGTTTCGCCACGAAATCCGGTCTGCCAGCCGGTTTCTGGGCGTGGATGCGCTGCTGACATTTTTCCCCTTCCAAATGTGTGTGGTGCTCGTCTGTGTGGGGCTCTTTCTCGGTTGTGCCGGCAGCTTTCTCTCGTTGCTCCGGTTTGGAGAGGGACGGGCATGA